A genomic window from Ilyobacter polytropus DSM 2926 includes:
- a CDS encoding 4-hydroxybutyrate dehydrogenase, whose amino-acid sequence MKLFKLQPEIHKFDNFSEFVLEFGVSDKDLIVVNNSIYNKFIKKLDLKSIFISPKKYGDGEPSDEIIDKVLAEASQHDFDRVIAIGGGAVMDISKFLVIENVSETLDVFERKIEFNKIKELIAIPTTCGTGSEVTSYSVAEIKSKGTKMGIGIEEFLPDYAVLIPELLRNIPYKFFAFSTLDALVHAAESFVSPGSNPYTDIFAQNAIEIILKGYKVIAENGKDCYSEIIEDFLIGSNYAGIAFGNTGVGPVHALSYPLGGKYHVAHGECNYEFFTPVFKAYTEIAPEGKIKKFNDLVISTLELDKESDVYAALDQLFNSIWEKKKLNFFGMEEKEILEFTESVIEKQQRLLSNNYADLSKKQIMTIYKDLY is encoded by the coding sequence ATGAAATTATTTAAATTACAACCTGAAATTCATAAATTTGATAACTTTAGTGAGTTTGTTTTAGAATTCGGTGTCAGTGACAAAGATCTAATAGTAGTAAATAACTCGATTTATAACAAATTTATAAAAAAACTTGATCTGAAAAGCATATTTATATCTCCCAAAAAATATGGAGACGGAGAACCATCAGATGAGATCATAGATAAAGTACTTGCAGAAGCTTCTCAACACGATTTTGACAGGGTGATCGCAATCGGAGGCGGAGCAGTAATGGATATATCCAAATTCCTTGTTATTGAAAACGTAAGTGAAACTCTAGATGTGTTTGAAAGAAAAATTGAGTTCAATAAAATAAAAGAATTAATTGCCATCCCTACAACCTGTGGTACAGGGAGTGAGGTCACGTCATATTCAGTAGCAGAAATAAAATCAAAAGGGACAAAAATGGGTATAGGAATAGAAGAGTTCCTACCTGATTATGCAGTTCTCATTCCTGAACTTCTACGAAATATTCCTTATAAGTTCTTTGCATTCAGCACTTTAGATGCCCTTGTACATGCGGCAGAGTCCTTTGTTTCACCTGGGTCAAACCCCTATACAGATATTTTTGCTCAAAATGCAATAGAGATTATCCTAAAGGGGTACAAGGTAATAGCTGAAAATGGGAAAGACTGTTATTCTGAAATCATAGAGGATTTCCTTATAGGGAGTAATTATGCAGGAATAGCTTTTGGAAATACAGGTGTAGGCCCGGTACACGCCTTATCATATCCGCTTGGGGGAAAATACCATGTGGCACATGGAGAGTGTAACTATGAATTTTTTACACCGGTTTTTAAAGCTTATACTGAGATAGCTCCAGAGGGTAAAATAAAAAAATTCAATGACTTGGTAATTTCAACATTGGAACTAGATAAAGAATCCGATGTTTATGCAGCATTAGATCAACTCTTTAATTCTATATGGGAAAAGAAAAAGCTTAATTTCTTTGGAATGGAAGAAAAAGAAATTTTAGAATTTACTGAAAGTGTAATTGAAAAACAACAGAGACTTTTATCAAATAATTATGCAGACTTATCAAAAAAACAGATAATGACTATATATAAAGATTTATATTAA
- the gabT gene encoding 4-aminobutyrate--2-oxoglutarate transaminase, which produces MILEKNAKITTAIPGPKSKELLEKRLKYVARGVSYSTEVFVDEAKGALIKDIDGNVFVDFAAGIGVQNVGHCDEEIVETIKSQVEKNIHTSFNVAMYEPYINLAEKLVAATPGDYDKKALLINSGTEAVENAVKIARKYTGKPMILSLENAFHGRTYMSMTLTSKVKPYKYGFAPYNSDTHKIPSPYCYRCQFGKKHPGCNLECAQKLEDLLKGELSADMIAALVVEPVQGEGGFIVPPKGYLQRLQKICNDNNILFIVDEIQAGFARTGTLFASEQFDIEPDMMTMSKSLAAGMPLAAVVGKEEIMENPIVGSIGGTFSGNPVACAAAIKVLEKIEKEKLTERANAIGEKIKSRLSEMQKKYPVIGDIRGLGAMCAVEFITDPESKEPNKEIIGKITKESLQEGVIFISAGIYGNVLRFLPPLVMTDEQLEYGLDVLEKSLEKALS; this is translated from the coding sequence ATGATTTTAGAAAAAAATGCAAAAATTACAACGGCAATTCCAGGTCCAAAGTCTAAGGAACTTTTGGAAAAAAGACTCAAATATGTTGCTAGAGGTGTCAGTTATTCTACAGAGGTATTTGTAGATGAGGCCAAAGGTGCTCTTATAAAGGATATTGACGGCAATGTATTTGTTGATTTTGCAGCAGGTATAGGGGTACAAAATGTCGGACACTGTGACGAGGAAATAGTAGAAACAATAAAATCACAGGTTGAAAAAAATATACACACATCTTTTAATGTTGCCATGTATGAACCCTATATTAATTTAGCCGAAAAACTGGTTGCAGCGACTCCTGGGGATTACGATAAAAAAGCTTTACTTATAAACAGTGGTACCGAGGCTGTAGAAAATGCAGTTAAAATTGCAAGAAAATATACTGGTAAACCGATGATTTTATCCTTGGAAAACGCCTTCCACGGAAGAACTTATATGTCTATGACACTTACAAGTAAGGTAAAGCCTTATAAATATGGGTTTGCGCCATATAACAGTGACACACATAAAATTCCGTCACCTTATTGTTACAGATGTCAATTTGGAAAAAAACATCCTGGTTGCAATTTAGAGTGTGCTCAAAAATTAGAAGACTTGCTTAAAGGTGAACTTTCGGCTGATATGATAGCCGCTTTAGTAGTGGAACCTGTCCAGGGTGAAGGGGGATTCATAGTGCCTCCAAAGGGATATTTACAAAGACTTCAAAAGATATGCAATGATAATAATATTCTTTTCATAGTTGACGAAATACAGGCAGGTTTTGCCAGAACAGGTACTCTCTTTGCATCTGAGCAGTTTGATATAGAGCCTGATATGATGACAATGTCCAAATCACTAGCTGCCGGAATGCCTTTAGCCGCAGTAGTCGGAAAAGAGGAAATAATGGAAAATCCAATTGTGGGATCTATAGGTGGGACTTTTAGCGGTAACCCTGTTGCCTGTGCTGCTGCTATCAAAGTCCTTGAAAAAATAGAAAAAGAAAAATTAACAGAAAGAGCTAATGCTATCGGTGAAAAGATTAAATCAAGACTTTCTGAAATGCAAAAAAAATATCCTGTTATCGGTGATATAAGAGGGCTTGGAGCAATGTGTGCTGTGGAGTTCATAACAGATCCTGAATCAAAAGAACCTAATAAGGAAATTATAGGGAAAATAACAAAAGAAAGCCTTCAAGAGGGAGTAATATTCATAAGTGCAGGAATTTATGGGAACGTCCTCAGATTCCTTCCACCTTTGGTAATGACTGATGAGCAGTTGGAATATGGTCTGGATGTTCTTGAGAAATCACTTGAAAAAGCTTTAAGTTAA